Proteins found in one Afipia sp. P52-10 genomic segment:
- a CDS encoding ferritin-like domain-containing protein, whose amino-acid sequence MTQTARDIFIVGLRNAHAMEVQARELMERQSERLTDYPEVQSKVKQHLDETNAQLQRLEACLESCGESSSTLKDTTTSIMANTQAMMHSMAGDEILKNTFANNAFENFEIAAYKSLLALCNDAGAPTARAPLEESLKEEQRMAEWIDSHVESITKQYMAREQREVA is encoded by the coding sequence ATGACGCAAACAGCGCGTGATATCTTTATTGTTGGTCTTCGCAATGCCCATGCGATGGAAGTTCAAGCCCGGGAACTGATGGAGCGCCAGTCGGAACGGCTGACCGACTATCCAGAAGTTCAATCCAAGGTGAAGCAGCACCTGGATGAAACGAATGCTCAACTGCAGAGACTCGAGGCGTGTCTGGAAAGCTGCGGTGAAAGCAGCTCGACGTTGAAGGACACAACCACCTCGATCATGGCCAACACCCAGGCCATGATGCATTCGATGGCCGGTGACGAGATCCTGAAGAATACGTTCGCCAACAACGCCTTCGAGAACTTCGAAATCGCTGCCTATAAATCGCTGCTGGCGCTCTGCAACGACGCCGGCGCTCCCACAGCCAGAGCCCCGCTCGAGGAGTCCCTCAAGGAAGAGCAGCGCATGGCCGAGTGGATCGACTCGCATGTCGAAAGCATTACCAAGCAGTACATGGCGCGGGAGCAACGCGAAGTTGCCTGA